One region of Pagrus major chromosome 5, Pma_NU_1.0 genomic DNA includes:
- the adamts13 gene encoding A disintegrin and metalloproteinase with thrombospondin motifs 13 has protein sequence MFFMALLCLLLLRPGFTALMTSPLEELSHHSSSQKDTVSSSGSSPDASVSGRLRRSALMPDITHLELLVVVGPDVQQVHKQDTERYILTNLNIASELLRDMTLGANMRVHLVRMIILSEPEPEIQMSTNITSSLRSVCDWGRRINPSNDTDPLHADLLLYITRYDLELPDGNKQVRGVAQLGGACSNDWSCVITEDTGFDLGITIAHEIGHSFGINHDGVGNTCSRSGFIMASDGGYNSVDLTWSQCSRQQLLTFFSEGKADCVKDLPALGGSLQNWKPGLYYGVDDQCRIAFGSSARACSFTNPDLPACRALSCHINPDDDSSCKRLLVPLLDGTECAPNQWCLKGRCVSLDELSSSVVVHGSWSSWSAYSPCSRTCGGGVTHRTRKCNNPRPAFGGDDCEGPDIEAELCHQQSCERTQLDFMAEQCSQTDLHPLYLIPNTASFYTWIPAVGFAQGDEQCRYMCQSDGENFIVSRGSQFVDGTRCESDSPPPFGSTAACLRGRCQLFGCDGVLHSGKVRDVCGVCGGDGSSCSLTSDSYTGGQAREYTTFLSLPVNATQVHIVNRAPLFTHMAVTVGDGYIVSGRGSMALNMTHPSPLDDNHLEYHLHMTPDLLPEMEELLLPGPLQEEINIQVYRKYGKEYGEKTNPNISYQFYVPTSNSDLTDITPKGKWAVLTTPCSVSCGSGVQKHVYICVSEGTNNHLEEHNCETPPPPTPPHTTCQLSPCPPRWDAGTFGPCSASCGGGERVRPVRCIQKHRTDVVKVPDSECPPDTAPSTVEKCNPQPCPARWRVSEPGECSAVCGPGEAKRVVSCVRPEDGQDVEADQSLCSKQIKPPDSVPCVVDVCPIGWESKAEEQPVLKSGLLPRSRQAPVYVWSPVISQCSKTCGNGTLQVWFSCVDHQTRLGVPDFHCDASTKPPPQSETCNTSPCPPMWHSKQGVCSVTCGGGVANRVLYCARETEGEEEVVEDSECRDFVKPTTVVSCNTHSCPARWRVFSTSACSVSCDLGVAQRTVSCVQFIHGKESVVSEENCRSAVKPATTVPCLVQVCTFRWEVKPWSQCSVTCGYGIQSRPVSCMGPSKPEPLSPLLCMHLPKPITIQGCNMGSCKEDRHVVSPTPSHTDAPPHHMGHPSLPSATEAVTIPQTTTTIPTPKPSACGQLLLNESGTVDLKDVTGRCTISIGRPLDEVIHIKVDSGSLNCRKKEFAAFFDRLAFVRKCEQVAGSELTTRTNVVLVRQNLLTPGNGVVFTYSSQKNTKKSHHQDCDIQLFSPRGVFENPTTSSTNYTCRVLINAPPSVKIRIQALHIGLVFNSTNSQSTYIMIRDMDVLKTNVFKGQQLFLWHSSGNMAEIEFHGDYLHSKGSFRAEYSFTRL, from the exons atgttttttatggCTCTGCTTTGTCTGCTGTTATTGCGGCCTGGCTTCACTGCTCTAATGACTTCTCCATTGGAAGAG CTTTCTCATCACTCCTCCAGTCAGAAAGACACAGTTTCCTCCTCTGGTTCTTCTCCTGACGCCTCAG TGAGTGGACGGCTGCGTCGATCAGCTTTGATGCCTGATATCACACATCTGGAACTACTGGTGGTGGTGGGACCTGATGTCCAGCAGGTCCACAAGCAGGATACAGAACGATATATCCTCACCAACCTCAACATT GCCTCAGAGCTGCTGAGAGACATGACCCTGGGAGCCAACATGAGGGTGCACCTGGTCCGCATGATCATCCTGTCAGAGCCAGAG CCAGAGATCCAAATGTCGACCAACATTACCTCGTCTCTcagaagtgtgtgtgactggGGCAGAAGGATAAACCCCTCAAATGATACAGACCCACTACACGCTGATCTCCTGTTGTACATTACAAG GTACGACCTGGAGTTGCCTGATGGGAATAAGCAGGTCAGGGGTGTAGCACAGCTGGGTGGGGCCTGCTCCAATGACTGGAGCTGTGTGATCACAGAGGACACGGGCTTTGACCTGGGGATCACCATCGCTCATGAAATCGGCCACAG TTTTGGAATCAACCATGACGGAGTGGgaaacacctgcagcaggaGCGGCTTCATAATGGCCTCTGATGGAGGCTACAACAGTGTGGATCTGACCTGGTCCCagtgcagcagacagcagctgctcACATTCTTCAG TGAAGGTAAAGCTGACTGTGTCAAAGACCTTCCTGCACTGGGAGGCTCCCTACAGAACTGGAAGCCTGGCCTATATTATGGAGTTGATGACCAGTGCCGGATAGCTTTTGGAAGCTCCGCAAGAGCCTGCTCCTTCACCAATCCTGACCTG CCAGCTTGTCGTGCTCTGTCCTGTCACATTAACCCCGATGATGACAGCTCCTGCAAACGCCTCCTGGTTCCACTGCTGGATGGGACAGAGTGTGCACCTAATCAG TGGTGTCTGAAGGGCCGTTGTGTGTCCCTGGATGAGCTCAGCTCCTCTGTGGTGGTGCACGGCTCCTGGTCCAGCTGGTCAGCGTACTCCCCCTGCTCACGGACATGTGGTGGGGGAGTCACTCATCGCACACGGAAATGCAATAACCCAAG ACCTGCTTTTGGAGGGGATGACTGTGAGGGACCAGATATTGAGGCTGAACTTTGTCACCAGCAG TCATGTGAGCGCACCCAGCTGGATTTCATGGCAGAACAGTGTTCCCAAACAGACCTCCACCCACTCTACCTGATACCAAACACTGCCTCCTTCTACACCTGGATCCCTGCTGTCGGCTTTGCACAAG GGGATGAGCAGTGCAGATACATGTGCCAGTCAGATGGAGAAAACTTCATAGTGAGTCGTGGCTCTCAGTTTGTGGACGGGACTCGCTGTGAGTCAGACAGCCCGCCTCCCTTTGGCTCCACAGCTGCTTGTCTAAGAGGGAGATGCCAG CTGTTCGGCTGTGATGGTGTGCTGCACTCTGGGAAAGTGAGGGATGTGTGCGGGGTGTGTGGTGGTGATGGATCGTCCTGCAGTTTGACCTCTGACTCCTACACTGGTGGTCAGGCCAGAG AGTACAccaccttcctctctctgccagtAAACGCCACACAGGTTCATATTGTCAACAGGGCTCCTCTCTTCACTCACATGG CTGTAACAGTCGGAGATGGGTACATTGTGTCTGGGAGGGGCAGCATGGCGCTGAATATGACCCACCCCTCCCCACTGGATGATAACCACCTAGAGTACCACCTCCACATGACCCCTGACCTTCTGCCTGagatggaggagctgctgctgcccggACCACTGCAGGAGGAGATAAACATACAG gtctATCGCAAATATGGAAAAGAATACGGAGAGAAAACAAATCCGAACATCAGCTACCAGTTCTATGTACCTACCAGCAACAGTGACTTGACAGACATCACACCGAAAGGCAAATGGGCCGTCTTAACAACACCCTGCTCTGTCTCCTGTGGATCAG GTGTACAGAAGCACGTATACATCTGTGTAAGTGAAGGAACCAACAACCATTTGGAGGAACACAACTGTgaaacacctcctccacccacacCACCCCACACAAcctgtcagctctccccctgtccCCCCAG GTGGGATGCGGGGACGTTTGGGCCTTGTAGCGCCTCTtgtggtggaggagagagagtgcGTCCCGTAAGATGTATCCAGAAACACAGAACTGATGTGGTGAAGGTTCCTGATTCTGAATGCCCTCCTGATACAGCTCCAAGTACTGTGGAAAAATGTAACCCGCAGCCCTGTCCAGCCAG ATGGCGTGTGTCAGAGCCAGGGGAATGTTCAGCTGTGTGCGGGCCAGGAGAAGCCAAACGCGTCGTCTCATGTGTGCGGCCAGAAGACGGTCAGGATGTTGAAGCGGATCAAAGCTTGTGTTCAAAGCAGATCAAACCACCTGATTCTGTTCCCTGTGTAGTCGATGTTTGTCCCATTGGCTGGGAATCTAAGGCAGAG GAACAGCCCGTGTTAAAGTCTGGTTTGTTGCCGCGCTCCAGACAGGCTCCTGTGTACGTCTGGAGTCCTGTCATCAGCCAGTGCTCAAAGACCTGTGGGAATG GAACCCTGCAGGTGTGGTTCTCCTGTGTGGACCACCAGACCAGACTGGGGGTTCCTGACTTCCACTGTGACGCTTCAACCAAACCTCCACCTCAGTCTGAGACCTGCAACACATCTCCCTGCCCTCCCAT GTGGCACTCTAAGCAAGGAGTCTGCAGTGTAACGTGTGGAGGAGGGGTGGCCAACAGGGTGCTGTACTGTGCTAGAGaaacagagggggaggaggaggtggtggaggactCTGAGTGCAGAGACTTTGTCAAACCCACAACGGTGGTTTCATGTAACACGCACAGCTGCCCAGCGAG GTGGAGGGTATTCAGCACATCAGCCTGCTCGGTGTCCTGTGATCTGGGTGTAGCTCAGAGGACTGTGTCATGTGTCCAGTTCATCCATGGTAAGGAGAGCGTGGTGTCAGAGGAAAACTGCCGATCAGCTGTCAAACCAGCCACCACAGTGCCCTGCCTGGTGCAGGTGTGCACCTTTAGATGGGAGGTGAAGCCATGGAGCCAG TGTTCAGTCACCTGTGGATATGGGATCCAGTCCAGACCCGTGTCCTGCATGGGCCCCTCAAAGCCAGAGCCCCTCAGCCCTCTGCTCTGTATGCACCTGCCCAAACCCATCACCATCCAGGGCTGCAACATGGGCAGCTGCAAGGAGGACAGACATGTCGTGTCTCCCACTCCGAGCCACACAGATGCACCTCCGCACCACATGGGCCATCCTTCTCTTCCAAGTGCTACAGAGGCCGTCACCATCCCACAGACCACAACAACCATTCCAACACCTAAACCCA GTGCATGTGGGCAGCTACTTCTGAACGAATCAGGCACGGTGGACCTGAAAGATGTAACCGGCCGCTGCACGATCTCCATAGGCCGACCCCTGGATGAGGTCATTCATATTAAAGTGGATTCTGGCTCCTTGAACTGCAGAAAAA AGGAGTTTGCTGCATTTTTTGACCGACTGGCTTTTGTGAGGAAGTGCGAGCAGGTAGCAGGAAGTGAACTGACCACCAGAACCAACGTCGTGCTGGTGCGTCAAAACCTGCTCACCCCCGGAAACGGGGTCGTATTCACCTACAGTTCGCAGAAGAACACGAAGAAGAGTCACCATCAGG ATTGTGACATTCAGCTTTTTTCCCCAAGGGGTGTCTTTGAGAATCCAACAACATCCAGCACTAACTACACCTGTCGAGTCCTCATCAACGCCCCTCCCTCAGTGAAGATTAGAATCCAAGCACTGCACATAGGATTAGTATTCAACTCCACCAACTCCCAGTCCACATACATTATG ATTCGGGACATGGACGTCTTAAAGACCAACGTGTTTAAAGGccagcagctgtttctgtggcACTCCTCTGGAAATATGGCAGAGATTGAATTTCATGGAGACTACCTGCATTCCAAAGGGAGCTTCAGAGCTGAATATTCTTTTACACGTCTTTGA
- the LOC140995862 gene encoding carnitine O-acetyltransferase-like, producing the protein MLAVFVRSTLRPGMVKPCRLVRPVTQIPERSLAHQEGLPKLPVPPLKQTCERYLAALEPIVSEEELEHTRKLVEEFLKGGVGERLQKGLERRARKTDNWLSEWWMQSAYLDCRMPVAVYTSPGVVLPRMHFTDRQGQMRFAAKLIAGVLDFKKMIDTETLPVEYLSGKPLCMDQYYQILSSCRIPGPKRDTVVNHTIGKTTPTHITVVHNFQFFVLDVYNSDDTRLTVDQLYMQLEKIWNSSLQTNKEPIGILTSQHRNTWGKAYNNLIKDKTNKESVRAIQKSIFTVCLDAPMPRVSDELYPSRVAAQMLHGGGARWNSGNRWFDKTLQFIVGEDGTCGLVYEHAPAEGPPIVYLIDYVVKYMQRTEMVRSPMVPLSMPQKLRFNITPEVKRDIERAKQNMNIMVQDLDVKVLMFSHFGKIVPKQQKLSPDAFVQMALQLAYFRMYNFPCSTYESASLRMFKYGRTDAIRATSVDSFNFVQAMQDPAKQNSERLALLQKAAQTHKTNTYDAIHGQAIDRHLLGLKMLSIEDLTSMPEIFMDTSFAVAHHFNLSTSQVGSKTDCVMCFGPMVPDGYGVCYNPMDEHINIAITAFNSCEETNAAKFAQAVEDALLDMRALLEDTATAEQ; encoded by the exons ATGTTGGCTGTTTTTGTCAGATCCACG CTTCGACCTGGCATGGTGAAGCCATGTCGCCTGGTCAGACCAGTTACACAGATCCCAGAGAGGTCCCTGGCGCACCAGGAGGGTCTACCTAAACTGCCGGTGCCACCCTTGAAGCAGACATGTGAGCGATACCTAGCTGCTCTGGAGCCCATCGTGAGCGAGGAGGAGCTGGAACACACCCGTAAACTGGTGGAGGAGTTCCTCAAGGGTGGTGTGGGGGAAAGGTTGCAGAAAGGCCTGGAGCGACGAGCACGCAAAACAGACAACTGG CTATCAGAATGGTGGATGCAGTCTGCCTATCTAGACTGCCGTATGCCGGTGGCGGTCTACACCAGTCCTGGGGTCGTCCTGCCTCGCATGCACTTCACCGACCGTCAAGGACAGATGAG ATTTGCTGCCAAACTGATTGCAGGCGTTTtggactttaaaaaaatgatcgACAC TGAGACCCTGCCTGTTGAGTATCTGAGTGGGAAGCCGCTGTGTATGGACCAGTATTACCAGATCCTGTCCTCCTGTCGCATCCCTGGGCCAAAGAGAGACACGGTTGTAAATCACACCATCGGGAAAACAACTCCCACTCACATCACTGTAGTCCACAACTTCCAG TTCTTTGTCTTGGATGTGTACAACAGCGATGACACCCGGCTGACAGTAGACCAGCTGTACATGCAGCTGGAGAAGATCTGGAACTCCTCTTTGCAGACTAACAAGGAGCCTATTGGCATCCTTACATCACAGCACCGCAACACCTGGGGAAAAGCTTATAACAACCTGATTAAGG ATAAGACGAACAAGGAGTCAGTCCGTGCCATCCAGAAAAGTATCTTCACAGTTTGTTTGGATGCCCCGATGCCCCGCGTGTCAGATGAGCTGTATCCGAGCCGTGTGGCTGCCCAAATGCTGCATGGAGGAGGAGCTCGATGGAACAGCGGCAACCGCTGGTTTGACAAGACATTACAG TTCATTGTTGGTGAAGACGGTACGTGTGGACTGGTGTATGAACATGCACCCGCTGAGGGTCCACCCATCGTGTACCTCATCGATTACGTTGTTAAATACAT GCAGAGAACTGAAATGGTTCGCTCCCCCATGGTTCCCCTGTCCATGCCTCAGAAACTGCGTTTTAACATTACACCTGAGGTcaagagagacatagagagagccaaacaaaatatgaacat AATGGTGCAGGACTTAGATGTGAAGGTGCTTATGTTCTCTCACTTTGGAAAAATTGTACCGAAGCAGCAGAAGCTGAGTCCAGATGCCTTTGTGCAAATGGCTCTTCAACTGGCCTACTTTAG GATGTATAATTTTCCCTGCTCGACGTATGAGAGTGCATCGTTACGGATGTTCAAATATGGGCGAACAGATGCGATCCGGGCAACTTCTGTAGACTCATTTAACTTTGTCCAGGCAATGCAAGACCCAGCTAAACAG AACTCAGAAAGGCTGGCGCTGCTGCAGAAGGCCGCTCAGACACATAAGACGAACACGTACGAT GCAATTCATGGACAAGCCATAGACAGACACCTCCTCGGGCTGAAGATGTTGAGTATTGAAGACCTGACCTCCATGCCTGAGATATTCATGGATACTTCATTTGCTGTGGCTCACCATTTCAATCTCTCCACCAGCCAG GTTGGCTCCAAGACAGACTGTGTGATGTGCTTTGGTCCGATGGTGCCAGATGGCTATGGAGTGTGTTACAATCCCATGGATGAGCACATCAACATCGCCATTACAGCCTTCAACAGCTGTGAAGAGACGAACGCTGCCAAGTTTGCCCAGGCTGTAGAGGATGCTCTGTTGGACATGAGAGCTCTCCTGGAAGACACAGCAACAGCCGAGCAGTGA
- the LOC140996194 gene encoding immediate early response gene 5-like protein has protein sequence MECAFDAQNLISISLRKIQSSRTQRGGIKLHKNLLVTYVLRNARQFYMSKNLSQAQRTHHYEDVAAVRERQEYLELTGSLTELSDDFYCNFTGVESDTWHCGAHQPIGQPAEVAHQDASACAVVSPSDSDLMVSEACWSCADKSSWELPIPNAQANQKTVLDLDTHVVTTVTNGYFHSDCCAQSKQPQGAQCYSKKRKMDTSYHIVDPEFYLPDFGPVPCKRMRTDDDSHSDTEQLDSTNISNLISVLGSGGLSEFVSWQQTDLEQIFAAQTICLKHTLLTGSGWTRAIEAF, from the coding sequence ATGGAGTGTGCATTTGACGCACAGAACCTGATTTCCATTTCTTTGAGGAAAATCCAAAGCTCCAGGACGCAGAGAGGAGGCATCAAGCTCCACAAGAACTTACTGGTAACGTACGTACTGAGAAACGCCAGGCAGTTTTATATGAGCAAAAACTTGTCGCAGGCGCAGAGGACGCATCACTATGAGGATGTAGCCGCAGTCCGTGAGAGGCAAGAATATCTCGAATTGACCGGGAGCTTAACGGAGTTGTCTGATGACTTCTACTGCAACTTTACTGGGGTTGAGTCGGACACTTGGCACTGCGGAGCGCACCAGCCCATCGGCCAGCCTGCGGAGGTGGCGCACCAAGACGCGTCTGCCTGCGCAGTGGTCTCTCCAAGTGACTCTGATCTCATGGTTTCGGAAGCTTGTTGGAGTTGTGCGGACAAATCATCCTGGGAGTTACCTATCCCAAACGCACAAGCCAACCAAAAGACTGTCCTGGACTTGGACACGCATGTGGTGACTACTGTCACGAACGGATACTTCCACTCAGACTGTTGCGCGCAGTCAAAACAGCCGCAGGGCGCGCAGTGCTACAGCAAAAAGCGAAAGATGGACACAAGTTATCATATTGTTGACCCAGAGTTTTATCTGCCGGACTTTGGGCCAGTGCCGTGTAAAAGGATGCGAACTGATGATGATTCACATTCAGACACGGAGCAGTTGGACAGCACGAACATCTCCAACCTGATCTCAGTGTTGGGTTCAGGTGGACTATCTGAGTTTGTGAGTTGGCAGCAGACGGACCTTGAGCAAATATTCGCCGCTCAAACAATTTGTTTAAAACATACACTGTTAACAGGCAGCGGCTGGACCAGAGCGATCGAAGCATTTTGA